In Sediminispirochaeta bajacaliforniensis DSM 16054, the following proteins share a genomic window:
- a CDS encoding DNA adenine methylase — protein sequence MNSPIAYVGGKSKLADTIINFIPEHQTYIEVFAGGAWIFFRKKYSNGEVLNDKDGDLISLYRVIQNHLEEFLRQFKWLLTSREVFDNYKGQMEKSGLTDIQRAARYYYLQRLCFGGRVLNRSFGVDSSGGNRINLLRMEEELSAVHLRLSNVIIENLSWEDLIIRYDKAENFFYLDPPYFSAPCYKYNFSSIDDYKAMSDILSNIQAKFILSINDHPQIRHVFKGFHMKEVEVPYSLAKTDSLIGKELLVSNFKLKEGQGYLFE from the coding sequence TTGAATAGTCCTATTGCTTATGTCGGTGGTAAAAGCAAACTGGCAGATACAATCATCAATTTTATCCCGGAACACCAAACCTACATCGAAGTTTTTGCAGGAGGTGCTTGGATCTTTTTCCGAAAAAAGTATTCGAACGGAGAAGTACTTAACGATAAAGATGGAGATCTCATATCGCTCTATCGAGTGATTCAGAACCACCTTGAAGAGTTTCTTCGGCAATTTAAGTGGTTACTTACCAGCCGGGAAGTATTCGATAATTACAAAGGCCAGATGGAAAAATCAGGATTGACTGATATCCAGCGAGCTGCAAGATATTACTACCTGCAACGTCTATGTTTTGGCGGTAGAGTTCTTAATCGTTCCTTTGGTGTTGATTCCTCCGGCGGCAACAGGATCAACCTATTGCGAATGGAAGAAGAATTATCTGCAGTGCATCTTCGATTGAGTAACGTAATCATTGAGAATCTGTCATGGGAAGATCTTATAATCAGGTATGATAAAGCTGAAAATTTCTTTTATCTTGACCCGCCTTACTTTTCGGCACCCTGTTATAAGTACAATTTTTCCAGTATCGATGACTATAAGGCGATGTCAGATATTTTGAGCAACATCCAGGCTAAATTCATTCTTAGTATTAATGACCACCCACAAATCCGGCATGTCTTTAAAGGATTTCATATGAAAGAAGTTGAAGTCCCCTATTCATTAGCCAAAACCGATTCG